In Jaculus jaculus isolate mJacJac1 chromosome 11, mJacJac1.mat.Y.cur, whole genome shotgun sequence, the following proteins share a genomic window:
- the Znf75a gene encoding zinc finger protein 75A isoform X4, with protein MTQNAKEGLRALSVLPKPKVISCLEQEEQWVQGSSDFKDSPRESPAGINATENHQPLPLSDIEIQTPIIISKKAKVKVALKTTSKQNHDDTHRVGKWHQDVQVKKRKKFSTWKQELLRLMDLHKKDRAEEKPFKCQECGKSFRVSSDLIKHQRIHTEEKPYKCQQCDKRFRWSSDLNKHLTTHQGIKPYKCSWCGKSFSQNTNLHTHQRTHTGEKPYSCHECGKKFSQNSHLIKHQRTHTGEQPYSCGVCKRNFSRRSSLLRHQKLH; from the exons cATTATCTGTGCTTCCCAAACCTAAAGTGATTTCCTGTCTAGAACAAGAAGAACAATGGGTTCAGGGATCCTCAGATTTCAAAGACAGTCCCAGGGAATCTCCTGCAG GGATAAATGCCACTGAAAATCATCAGCCTTTACCTCTTTCTGACATAGAAATACAAACACCAATTATAATATCAAAAAAGGCTAAAGTTAAGGTTGCACTGAAAACAACAAGCAAACAGAATCATGATGATACACACAGAGTGGGAAAATGGCACCAAGATGTTCaggtgaagaaaagaaaaaaattttcaacATGGAAACAAGAGCTGCTGAGACTTATGGATCTTCACAAGAAAGACCGTGCAGAAGAGAAACCATTTAAATGCCAAGAATGTGGGAAAAGCTTCAGAGTAAGCTCTGACCTCATTAAGCACCAAAGaattcacactgaagagaaacctTATAAATGTCAGCAGTGTGATAAGAGATTTAGATGGAGTTCAGATCTTAATAAGCACTTAACCACACACCAAGGGATAAAACCATATAAGTGTTCATGGTGTGGGAAAAGCTTCAGTCAAAATACAAATCTTCACACGCACCAAAGAACTCATACTGGAGAGAAGCCATATTCATGTCATGAATGTGGGAAAAAATTCAGTCAAAATTCCCACCTTATTAAACATCAGAGAACCCACACAGGTGAGCAGCCGTATTCATGTGGTGTATGCAAGAGAAACTTTAGTAGGCGATCAAGCCTTCTTAGACACCAGAAACTCCACTGA